From Topomyia yanbarensis strain Yona2022 chromosome 1, ASM3024719v1, whole genome shotgun sequence, one genomic window encodes:
- the LOC131675956 gene encoding uncharacterized protein LOC131675956, translating to MSHWAKSCKNSGKSLGGIWLAWKDYPYHGGRESAYGACIYIRTVADGGAVDVHLLTSKSRVAPLENLKKKKQSIPRLELSSALLLAHVYERVMNNIRINAKAYFWTDSMIVKCWLQSPPSRWKEFVANHVSEIQHITKNGTWNHIAGIDNPADIISRGMTPAQLQCQSHWFRGPNWTFHERVHWPISQHIHEEEIESSVEEKETVVLQAALPSEVFSLRSSMVDLTRLVALIRRFRFNAQVVNRNCRKLGTISSEELDDAVRSLVRLSQEECYPQELIDVARVHHVRSSSRIASLNPRLREGILCVGGRLRHASVSVDRKHPFIVDHRHPLAIVIARYYHQKLFHARQQLTISTMRERFWPTSVRNLVRKVIHSCVACFRTKPKVHEQLMADLPPERVTPCAPFQRVEVDYCGPLYVIYPHRKRQPVKCFVAIYVCLVTKAVHLELVADLTTQAFLASLKRFAARRGKPDLIMCDNAKNFVGAKRELDELCSLFLNQQFRDIVEQETASEDIQFQFIPARSPNFGGLWESAVKSFKAHNRFPQSDLRRDVDPWQKIQHNTQELWKKWTRQYLSELQSRTKWTQQKDNVAVGTMVVLKEENLPPLKWLLGRVTKVHHGPDGNIRVVDVGTTNGNYTRGISKICILPIRDNSNLSSEETAEAGRPPHTTGVHQDANRNHRRPWGLRFRIFIEDNSACSKYPIRKKQFQSSSKIIQPAK from the exons ATGAGTCACTGGGCGAAAAGCTGCAAGAACAGTGGCAAGAGTTTAGGCGGAATTTGGCTGGCCTGGAAGGATTATCCGTACCACGGTGGACGGGAATCG GCCTACGGGGCATGTATCTACATTCGAACCGTAGCCGATGGAGGAGCGGTCGATGTGCATCTTTTAACGTCGAAGTCCCGTGTTGCCCCATTGGAAAATTTGAAGAAGAAGAAACAATCGATTCCGCGCTTGGAACTTTCGTCGGCATTGTTGTTGGCACACGTTTATGAAAGGGTGATGAACAACATTCGCATCAATGCGAAGGCATACTTTTGGACGGACTCGATGATCGTCAAGTGCTGGCTTCAGTCGCCACCATCTAGGTGGAAGGAATTTGTAGCAAACCATGTATCAGAAATCCAGCACATTACAAAGAATGGAACTTGGAACCATATCGCCGGCATCGATAATCCAGCAGACATAATTTCACGGGGTATGACTCCAGCGCAATTGCAGTGTCAATCTCACTGGTTCAGAGGACCCAACTGGACCTTTCATGAGAGAGTACACTGGCCGATAAGCCAGCATATTCACGAAGAAGAAATCGAGTCGTCAGTGGAAGAAAAGGAAACGGTGGTTCTTCAAGCAGCACTGCCCAGCGAAGTTTTCAGTCTGCGATCATCAATGGTGGACCTGACCAGACTAGTTGCTTTGATCCGTCGATTCCGCTTTAATGCTCAAGTTGTTAATCGAAATTGTCGCAAACTAGGAACCATTTCGTCCGAAGAGCTCGACGATGCTGTTCGGTCATTAGTTCGTTTGTCACAGGAAGAATGTTATCCGCAAGAGCTGATAGATGTCGCACGGGTACACCATGTTCGTTCTTCGTCTAGAATCGCATCATTGAACCCTCGACTACGCGAAGGGATACTTTGTGTCGGCGGCCGGTTACGACACGCTTCTGTTTCAGTTGACCGCAAACATCCATTCATCGTAGATCACCGACACCCTCTCGCCATAGTAATCGCCAGATACTACCACCAGAAATTGTTTCACGCCAGACAGCAGCTGACGATTTCAACCATGCGAGAGCGATTCTGGCCTACGAGCGTCCGGAATCTGGTCCGAAAAGTCATTCACAGTTGCGTGGCGTGTTTTCGAACGAAACCTAAGGTGCATGAACAGCTGATGGCAGATTTACCACCAGAACGTGTCACCCCGTGTGCTCCATTCCAGAGAGTCGAAGTGGATTATTGCGGACCGTTGTACGTCATATACCCTCACCGCAAACGCCAGCCGGTGAAGTGTTTTGTAGCGATTTACGTTTGTCTGGTTACAAAGGCTGTACATCTGGAATTAGTAGCAGATCTTACAACGCAGGCATTCTTGGCATCTCTAAAGCGGTTTGCAGCCCGGCGCGGAAAACCGGACTTAATTATGTGCGACAACGCCAAAAACTTTGTCGGCGCAAAACGAGAATTAGACgaactctgttctctgttcctAAATCAGCAGTTTCGAGACATCGTAGAGCAGGAGACAGCCAGTGAGGATATACAATTTCAGTTCATTCCAGCACGATCGCCAAACTTTGGAGGATTGTGGGAGTCTGCAGTCAAGTCCTTCAAAGCGCACAATCGGTTCCCACAATCTGATCTACGACGAGATGTAGACC CATGGCAAAAGATCCAGCACAACACTCAGGAACTTTGGAAAAAGTGGACACGCCAGTACCTGTCAGAGCTACAGAGCAGAACGAAATGGACCCAGCAGAAGGACAATGTAGCAGTCGGAACGATGGTGGTTCTTAAAGAAGAGAACTTACCGCCTCTAAAATGGTTATTGGGACGAGTGACTAAGGTACACCACGGACCAGATGGCAACATTCGAGTAGTCGATGTGGGTACAACAAATGGCAATTATACCAGGGGGATCTCCAAGATCTGTATATTGCCAATTCGAGACAATTCCAACCTATCATCAGAGGAGACGGCGGAGGCTGGGAGGCCTCCGCACACCA CCGGTGTCCATCAGGATGCCAACCGGAATCATCGGAGGCCATGGGGCCTCCGATTCAG AATCTTCATCGAGGACAACTCAGCATGCAGCAAATATCCAATCCGAAAGAAGCAGTTCCAATCCAGTAGCAAAATCATCCAGCCAGCCAAGTAA